From Coffea arabica cultivar ET-39 chromosome 2e, Coffea Arabica ET-39 HiFi, whole genome shotgun sequence, the proteins below share one genomic window:
- the LOC140036212 gene encoding RNA polymerase sigma factor sigD, chloroplastic-like, whose translation MAVSGEEARVETVRKRIEETTENEVTLAQWAKVVGMSRNSQQSSSIIFEKKALSLYTVEGNLELLRGAKNKVSTYVYWWIRQAITRPIAKKSKITRLRAICTIILNAESAAYTSTFPKFIMGSVSELVPRICEANAILSRRLWKLPTCQEIAEAVKRDILTVELALERYREPISLDQPIVAGASISLQEIVAGPDETTPEAMLKKQFMKRDMEKLLNHSTR comes from the exons ATGGCGGTGTCAGGT GAGGAGGCAAGAGTTGAAACTGTGAGAAAGAGAATTGAAGAAACTACTGAGAATGAAGTTACTCTAGCTCAATGGGCCAAGGTTGTAGGGATGAGTAGAAATTC GCAACAGTCATCttcaattatttttgaaaaaaaagctTTGTCTCTATATACTGTAGAAGGAAACCTTGAGCTTCTTCGTGGTGCAAAGAATAAGGTATCAACATATGTTTACTGGTGGATTAGGCAAGCTATCACTAGACCAATAGCAAAGAAGTCTAAAATTACTCGGTTGCGA GCTATTTGCACAATCATACTTAATGCAGAATCAGCAGCATACACAAGCACATTCCCTAAATTTATCATG GGAAGCGTAAGTGAACTGGTCCCAAGGATATGCGAGGCAAATGCTATCTTAAGTAGGAGGCTATGGAAACTGCCAACATGCCAAGAAATTGCAGAAGCCGTTAAAAGGGACATTTTGACTGTGGAGCTTGCTCTTGAAAGATACAGAGAGCCAATTTCCCTAGATCAACCAATAGTAGCTGGAGCTTCCATATCATTGCAG GAGATTGTAGCAGGGCCAGACGAAACAACTCCAGAAGCAATGTTGAAGAAACAGTTCATGAAGAGGGACATGGAGAAACTGCTCAATCATTCGACGAGATAG